A part of Saccharomonospora amisosensis genomic DNA contains:
- the lspA gene encoding signal peptidase II, producing MSTEQQPEPTAAAEQSQSDPPKRRVVLLAVVAVLAYAVDLITKIVATATLEGELPVRILGGAVYLQLVRNPYAAFGMDFGGTWILAVVAIAVAVAIIWFARRLRSPGWAVGLGLILAGALGNLTDRVFRAPALLQGHVVDFISVFAPNGELFPVFNAADSAITVGAAIVVLLAVLGRDYDGTRVRKARHPEERS from the coding sequence GTGAGCACAGAGCAGCAGCCGGAACCCACTGCCGCGGCCGAACAGTCGCAGTCCGACCCGCCGAAACGGCGCGTCGTGCTGCTGGCCGTGGTGGCCGTGCTCGCCTACGCCGTCGACCTGATCACCAAGATCGTCGCGACGGCGACGCTGGAGGGTGAGCTGCCCGTTCGCATCCTCGGCGGCGCGGTCTACCTGCAACTCGTGCGCAATCCCTACGCAGCGTTCGGCATGGATTTCGGGGGCACCTGGATTCTCGCGGTCGTCGCCATCGCGGTTGCGGTGGCGATCATCTGGTTCGCCAGGCGACTGCGCTCGCCGGGCTGGGCAGTCGGGCTCGGTCTGATCCTTGCGGGTGCACTGGGCAACCTCACCGACCGCGTGTTCCGCGCGCCCGCGCTGTTGCAGGGGCACGTGGTCGACTTCATCTCCGTGTTCGCGCCCAACGGCGAACTCTTCCCGGTGTTCAACGCGGCGGACTCGGCCATTACCGTCGGTGCGGCCATTGTCGTGCTGCTCGCGGTGCTCGGCAGGGACTACGACGGCACGCGGGTGCGTAAGGCGCGGCACCCGGAGGAGCGTTCGTGA
- a CDS encoding RluA family pseudouridine synthase produces MSTRMLPIPEGLDGMRVDAGLARLLGLSRTVVADLAESGEVLLDGRPAAKSDRLAAGGLLEVRLPEPEQPVRVVAEPVEGMRVLYDDEDIVVVDKPVGVAVHPSPGWTGPTVVGGLAAAGLRISTSGAAERQGVVHRLDAGTTGVMVVAKSEHAYTVLKRAFKERTVLKGYHALVQGHPDPTKGTIDAPIDRHPRHDYKFAVVAGGRPSVTHYEVIEAFRAASLVDIKLETGRTHQIRVHFAALRHPCVGDLTYGADPVLARKLGLTRQWLHARTLGFAHPADGRWVEFTSEYPADLAAALDKLRAQT; encoded by the coding sequence GTGAGCACACGGATGCTGCCCATACCGGAGGGGCTCGACGGTATGCGGGTGGACGCCGGGTTGGCCAGGCTGCTCGGGTTGTCCCGCACCGTGGTCGCCGACCTGGCCGAGTCGGGTGAGGTGCTGCTCGACGGCCGACCCGCCGCGAAGTCCGATCGGCTTGCCGCGGGTGGGTTGCTGGAGGTCCGGCTGCCGGAGCCGGAGCAGCCGGTGCGGGTGGTCGCCGAGCCCGTCGAAGGCATGCGTGTGCTCTACGACGACGAGGACATCGTGGTGGTGGACAAGCCTGTCGGGGTCGCGGTGCATCCCAGCCCCGGCTGGACCGGCCCGACAGTGGTGGGCGGGCTGGCCGCCGCGGGACTGCGTATCTCCACGTCGGGCGCCGCAGAGCGGCAGGGCGTCGTGCACCGCCTGGACGCGGGCACCACGGGCGTGATGGTGGTGGCCAAGAGCGAGCACGCCTACACGGTGCTGAAACGGGCGTTCAAGGAACGCACGGTGCTCAAGGGCTACCACGCGCTGGTGCAGGGGCATCCGGACCCGACCAAGGGCACCATCGACGCGCCCATCGACCGGCACCCGCGCCACGACTACAAGTTTGCCGTCGTGGCGGGTGGTAGGCCGTCGGTGACGCATTACGAGGTGATCGAGGCGTTCCGGGCAGCTTCGCTGGTGGACATCAAGTTGGAAACCGGGCGGACCCACCAGATCCGCGTGCATTTCGCGGCGCTGCGGCACCCGTGTGTCGGCGACCTGACCTACGGCGCCGACCCGGTGCTGGCCCGCAAGCTGGGGCTGACCCGGCAGTGGCTGCACGCCCGCACGCTGGGTTTCGCGCACCCCGCCGACGGCCGGTGGGTGGAGTTCACCAGCGAGTATCCCGCCGACCTCGCGGCCGCGCTCGACAAGTTGCGGGCGCAGACCTGA